A stretch of Mycobacterium sp. ITM-2016-00316 DNA encodes these proteins:
- a CDS encoding VOC family protein, which produces MTTSHPLGAPCWIDLSTSEIGRAQQFYGAVFGWTFESAGPEYGGYVSAFVDGVQVAGLMPNDPQWNMPDRWNTYLHTADADATIEAITAAGGFSCGGAMDIPAKGRMAMVCDPTGGMIGLWQPTEHLGFEATGVAGAPVWHQLTTRDFAETLDFYRAVFGWQAQVEADSDEFRYSTVVFDGEQRIGVMDGGAFMAADEPSNWFFFLGAEDVDKAQQLIVDNGGSITRPAEDTPYGRLASVADPTGAGFSLSSLQP; this is translated from the coding sequence ATGACAACCTCACACCCTCTGGGCGCCCCCTGCTGGATCGACCTGTCCACCTCCGAAATCGGGCGCGCACAACAGTTCTACGGTGCGGTCTTCGGCTGGACCTTCGAGTCCGCCGGGCCTGAGTACGGCGGCTACGTCAGCGCCTTCGTCGACGGCGTCCAGGTGGCCGGGCTGATGCCGAATGACCCGCAGTGGAACATGCCGGACCGCTGGAACACCTACCTGCACACCGCGGACGCCGATGCCACCATCGAGGCGATCACCGCCGCCGGCGGCTTCAGCTGTGGGGGAGCAATGGACATCCCGGCCAAGGGTCGGATGGCGATGGTCTGCGACCCGACCGGCGGCATGATCGGATTATGGCAGCCCACAGAGCATCTCGGCTTCGAGGCCACCGGGGTGGCGGGCGCACCGGTCTGGCACCAGCTGACCACCCGGGACTTCGCCGAAACCCTGGACTTCTACCGCGCGGTGTTCGGCTGGCAGGCCCAGGTCGAGGCGGACTCCGACGAGTTCCGTTACAGCACCGTGGTGTTCGACGGCGAACAGCGCATCGGCGTGATGGACGGCGGCGCGTTCATGGCCGCCGACGAACCGTCCAACTGGTTCTTCTTCCTGGGCGCCGAGGACGTCGACAAAGCCCAGCAACTCATCGTCGACAACGGCGGCAGCATCACCCGGCCCGCCGAGGACACCCCGTACGGGCGGCTGGCCTCGGTGGCCGACCCGACCGGCGCCGGTTTCAGCCTTTCCTCGTTGCAGCCCTAA
- a CDS encoding SRPBCC family protein yields the protein MAKLSVSVDVPLPPEQAWQAASDLARFKEWLSIHKMWRSELPETLGKGTEIESIVEVKGMLNRVKWTIVNYKPPESMTLNGNGVGGVKIKLIARVKPVAESASVQLDIHLGGPALFGPIGMVVAGALKSDIRQSLDQFKRVYS from the coding sequence GTGGCGAAGCTTTCCGTCTCCGTCGACGTTCCCCTGCCGCCGGAGCAGGCCTGGCAGGCCGCCTCGGATCTGGCCCGGTTCAAGGAATGGCTGAGCATCCACAAGATGTGGCGCTCCGAGCTGCCCGAGACGCTGGGCAAGGGCACCGAGATCGAGTCCATCGTCGAGGTCAAGGGCATGCTCAACCGGGTGAAGTGGACCATCGTCAACTACAAGCCGCCGGAGTCGATGACGCTCAACGGCAACGGAGTCGGCGGGGTCAAGATCAAGCTGATCGCACGGGTCAAGCCGGTCGCCGAAAGTGCCTCGGTGCAGCTGGACATCCACCTCGGCGGGCCCGCGCTGTTCGGCCCGATCGGCATGGTGGTCGCGGGCGCGCTCAAGAGTGACATCCGGCAGTCGCTGGACCAGTTCAAGCGGGTTTACTCGTAG